The following is a genomic window from Anomalospiza imberbis isolate Cuckoo-Finch-1a 21T00152 unplaced genomic scaffold, ASM3175350v1 scaffold_244, whole genome shotgun sequence.
ttttttacaatttccccccatttcccccgacatttccccccatttttccatttcccccccaaatttcctcagtttccccccattttttcccaattttccccatttcccccccaaatttcctcaatttccccccaattttttcccaattttccccattaccccccaaatttcctcagtttcccccaattctttccccaaattttccccaagtccccccatttttccccaattttccccaatttccccccaattttttacaatttccccccatttcccccgacatttcccccatttttttcccatttccccccccaaatttcctcagtttccccccattttttcccaattttccccattcccccccaaatttcctcaatttcccccaattttttccccaattccccccatttttttcccaattttccccattcccccccccaaatttcctcagtttcccattttttcccaattttccccatttcccccccccaaatttcctcaatttccccccaatttttccccaatttccccccatttttccattttccccccattttttcccatttcccccccaaatttcctcagtttcccccattttttcccaattttccccattcccctcccaaatttcctcagtttccccccattttttcccaattttccccatttcccccccagatttcctcagtttcccccaatttttccccaatttccccccattttcccattttccccccattatttcccatttcccccccaaaatttcctcagtttccccccattttttcccaattttcccaatttcccccccaaatttcctcaatttccccccaatttccccccaatttttccccaatttccccccatttttccattttcccccaatttccctcCAATTTTTtacaatttccccccattttttcccaattttccccgtttcccccccccccagatttcctcagtttccccccaattccccccaaatttcccccctcACCTTGAGCCTCTGCACGATTTCCTTCACCTCCTCGGCCGCTCCCTCCGCTCCGTCCGCTCCCGATCCCTCCGctcccgatcccgatcccgatgCCGCCGCCCTCACGCTCACCAGATCCCCGCGGCCGTGGTAGATCCGCAGCGCCGCTCCCTCGGCGCTCCACCCGATCACGTCCCCGGTGAAACAATTAAAAACCACTTCCTTGGCTCCCAGATCCACCAAAACACAAACTCCTTGGAAATGCCCAAAACGCACGGAATctccgccccgccccggccgaAATCCAAGGCGGAAACGCGCCACGAAACGGCGCCGGCGCTCTCCAACTCCGCCAACGGCCGCGCTTTggatttctccttctttttggACGCCAAGGAGATGAGGTTGAACTTCCCGACGGCGTCCAAGGGCGTGTTGGTGACGTAATTTTCCGCCAAATCCCGGAGGTATTCCTGGCGAGTCCGGGTGGCCATGGTGCGGAATTTGTGGGATTTGTGGGCGGCGTTCTCGGCGTTGACGGCTTTGGCCAAGAGGAAGGCGCGGAAGAGGTCGGAGCGGCGGAAGGTGACGCCGGACGGCGGCACCCGGGGGGCCGAAGGGTGGGACGTCCTTGGAGCGGGTGACGGCGACGCTTTTTGGGGGGAgaagagggaattttggggtttagGGGAGGCGGAGGATGGGGAACTCTTTGGGGTTGGTCAGCTTGGGGGTTCCTGGAGATCTGGGATCGGGCGCTTCCTGGGACTGGCCGATTTTTGGGATCCTCCAAGCAATCTTTGGGATCTTGGGACTCCTGGGATCATCCCACCAATCTTTGGGATCCACCAAATGTTGAGATCCTCCAACCAATCTTTGGGATCTTGGGACTCCTGGGATCAGCCCACCAATTTTTGGGATCCCTCAACTCTTGGGATCATCCAACAACTTTTTGGGATCCCTCAACTCTTGGGATCATCCAACAACTTTTTGGGATCCCTCAACTCTTGGGATCATCCAACCAATCTTTGGGATCCACCAAATGTTGAGATCCTCCAACCAATCTTTGGGATCCTTCAAGTCTTGGGATCCTCCAAGCAATCTTTGGGATCATCCAAGCAATCTTTGGGATCCCCCAATTTCAGGGATCCTCCAACCAATCTTTGGGATCCCTCAACTCTTGGGATCCTCCAACCAATCTTTGGGATCCACCAAATGTTGAGATCCTCCAAGCAATCTTTGGGATCCTTCAACTCTTGGGATCATCCCACAAATTTCTGGGATCCCTCAGCTCTTGGGATCATCCAAGCAATTTTTGGGATCCACCAAATGTTGAGATCCTCCAACCAATCTTTGGGATCCTTCAACTCTTGGGATCATCCAAGCAATCTTTGGGATCATCCAAGAAATTTTTGGGATCCCCCAATTTCAGGGATCCTCCAAGCAATCTTTGGGATCCCTCAACTCTTGGGATCATCCCACAAATTTCTGGGATCCCTCAGCTCTTGGGATCCTCCAACCAATCTTTGGGATCATCCAACCAATCTTTGGGATCATCCTGCTCTTGGGATCATCCAAGCAATTTTTGGGATCCACCAAATGTTGGGATCCTCCAACCAATCTTTGGGATCCTTCAACTCTTGGGGATCATCCAACCAATCTTTGGGATCCACCAAATGTTGAGATCCTCCAACCAATCTTTGGGATCCCTCAACTCTTGGGATCCTCCAAACAATCTTTGGGATCTTCCTACTCTTGGGATCCTCCAAGCAATCTTTGGGAGCCCTCAACTCTTGGGATCATCCCACAAATTTTTGGGATCCTCCAACTCCTGGGATCATCCAACCAATCTTTGGGATCCACCAAATGTTGAGATCCTCCAACCAATCTTTGGGATCCTCCAACCAATCTTTGGGATCCCTCAACTCTTGGGATCATCCAAGCAATCTTTGGGATCCTTCAAGTCTTGGGATCATCCAAGCAATCTTTGGGATCCCCCAGTTTCAGGGATCCTCCAACAAATTTTTGGGATCCCTCAGCTCGTGGAATCATCCAACCAATCTTTGGGATCCACCAAATGTCGAGATCCTCCAACCAATTTCAGGGATGCCTCAACTCTTGGGATCATCCCACAAATTTTTGGGATCCCTCAGCTCTTGGGATCATCCAACCAATCTTTGGGATCCACCAAATGTTGAGATCCTCCAACCAATCTTTGGGATCCCTCAACTCTTGGGATCATCCAAGAAATTTTTGGGATCCCCCAATTTCAGGGATCCTCCAACTAATCTTTGAGATCCTTCAACTCTTGGGATCATCCAAGCAATCTCTGGGATCCCTCAACTCTTGGGATCCTCCAACCAATCTTTGGGATCATCCAACCAATCTTTGGGATCATCCTGCTCTTGGGATCATCCAAGCAATTTTTGGGATCCACCAAATGCTGAGATCCTCCAAGCAATCTTTGGGATCCTTCAACTCTTGGGATCCTCCAAGCAATCTTTGGGACCATCCATGCAATCTTTGGGATCCCCCAATTTCAGGGATCCTCCAAGCAATCTCTGGGATCCCTCAACTCTTGGGATCATCCCACAAATTTCTGGGATCCCTCAGCTCTTGGGATCCTCCAACCAATCTTTGGGATCATCCAACCAATCTTTGGGATCATCCTGCTCTTGGGATCATCCAAGCAATTTTTGGGATCCACCAAATGTTGAGATCCTCCAACCAATCTTTGGGATCCTTCAACTCTTGGGATCCTCCGAGCAATCTTTGGGATCTTCCTAATCTTGGGATCATCCAACCAATCTCTGGGAGCCCTCAACTCTTGGGATTATCCAACCAATCTTTGGGATCCACCAAATGTTGAGATCCTCCAACCAATCTTTGGGATCCTTCAACTCTTGGGATCATCCAACCAATCTTTGGGATTCCCCCAATTTCAGGGATCCTCCAACCAATCTTTGGGATCATCCTGCTCTTGGGATCATCCAAGCAATTTTTGGGATCCACCAAATGTTGAGATCCTCCAACCAATTTTTGGGATCCCTCAACTCTTGGGATCATTCCACAAATTTTTGGGATCCCTCAACTCTTGGGATCATCCAACCAATCTTTGGGATCCACAGAATGTTGAGATCCTCCAAACAATCTTTGGGATCCTTCAAGTCTTGGGATCATCCAAGCAATCTTTGGGATCATCCAAGCAATCGTTGGGATCCCCCAATTTCAGGGATCCTCCAACCAATCTCTGGGATCCCTCAGCTCTTGGGATCGTCCCATAAATTTTTGGGATCCCTCAGATCTTGGGATCATCCCACAAATTTTTTGGATCCTCCAACTCTTGGGATCATCCAAGCAATCTTTGGGATCCTTCAAGTCTTGGGATCATCCCACAAATTTTTGGGATCCCTCAACTCTTGGGATCATCCAACCAATCTTTGGGATCCACCAAATGTTGAGATCCTCCAACCAATCTTTGGGATCCCTCAACTCTTGGGATCATCCAAGCAATCTTTGGGATCTTCCTAATCTTGGGATCATCCAACCACTCTCTGGGAGCCCTCAACTCTTGGGATCCTCCAACCAATTTTTGGGATCCCTCAGCTCTTGGGATCATCCAAGCAATTTTTGGGATCCACCAAATGTTGAGATCCTCCAACCAATCTTTGGGGTCCTTCAACTCTTGGGATCATCCCACAAATTTTTGGGATCCTCCAACTCTTGGGATCATCCAACCAATCTTTGGGATCCATCAAATGTTGAGATCCTCCAACCAATCTTTGGGATCCCTCAACTCTTGGGATCATCCAAGCAATCTTTGGGGTCCTTCAAGTCTTGGGATCATCCAAGCAATCTTTGGGATCCCCCAGTTTCAGGGATCCTCCAACAAATTTTTGGGATCCCTCAGCTCGTGGAATCATCCAACCAATCTTTGGGATCCACCAAATGTTGAGATCCTCCAACCAATTTTTGGGATCCCTCAACTCTTGGGATCATCCCACAAATTTTTGGGATCCCTCAGCTCTTGGGATGATCCAACCAATCTCTGGGATCCACCAAATGTTGAGATCCTCCAACCAATCTCTGGGATCCCTCAACTCTTTCTGCTAATTTTTTAccaatttttaatattttctgggaatttttttgcccatttttggGTAATTCTGCCAATTTTTTACAAATTTTTGGTATTTTCTTGGaattttttgccaattttggggtatttcttcaaattttttactaatttttggtattttttggatttttttgcccatttttggGTATTTCTGCTAATTTTTTACCAATTTTTGGTATTTTTcggatttttttgctgtttttttgggTAATTCCGCTAATTTTTAACCGATTCTTGGTATTTTCGGGGACTCTTTCTCAAATTTTGGGGATTGCCGAGGCCGGCGGATCCGACGGGATCGGGGATCCACCTGTAGCAGACGTTGTCGGAGCAGGGCTGGTGGGCGCGGACGATGATGAAGACGTGCTGGAAGTGGGAGCGGACGTTCTGGGGCGTGAAGGGCAACGCGCCGGGCTCTTGGAAGATGATGGTGACGATGTCGTTGCCGATGTGGCGCTTCCGGAGAAGCTGGAAACGGGGTTTTTttcgggaaaaaaaaagaaaacccagcgGGAATGGGTGGGACGCGGATTTGGGATGGTCCAAGGAGGTTTTGGGATTGTTCGGGTCACGGGAGGCGTCAAGCCTTGGGAGGACCCAAGCGACTTTGGAGATCATCCAAGCTTTGGGATCCTCCAACTCTTGGGAACACCCAACCCTTGGGACCACCCAGCCCTTGGGATCCTCCGACTCTTGGATCTCCACCCAACTTTTGGGATCCTCCAACTCTTGGATCTCCACCCAAACCTAGGGATCCTTCAACCCTTGGATCTCCCAACCAACCCTTGAGATCCTCCAACTTATGGGACCATCCAACCGTTGAGATCCTCCATTTCTTGGATCTCCATCCAACCCTTGGGATCCTCCAACTCTTGGATCTCCATCCAATCCTTGGATCTCCAAGCCAACTATTGGATCTCCCAACCAACCCTTGGGATCCTCCAACTTATGGGACCATCCAAACGTTGGGATCCTCCAACTCTTGGATCTCCATCCAACCCTTGGAATCCTCCAACCCTTGGGATCCTCCAACTCTTGGATCTCCCAACCAACCCTTGGGATCCTCCAACCCTTGGATCTCCCATCCAATCCTTGGGATCCTCCAACCTTTGGGACCATCCAACCTTTGAGATCCTCCATCACTTGGATCTCCATCCAACCCTTGGGATCCTCCAACTCTTGGATCTCCATCCAACCCTTGGGATCCTCCGACTCTTGGATCTCCATCCAACCCTTGGGATCTTCCAACCCTTGGATCTCCATCCAACCTTTGGGATCCTCCAACCCTTGGGACCACCCAACCCTTGGGATCCTCCAACCCTTGGATCTCCATCCAACCCTTGGGATCCTCCAACCCTTGGATCTCCACCCAACCCTTGGGATCTTCCAACCCTTGGATCTCCATCCAACCTTTGGGATCCTCCAACCCTTGGGACCACCCAACCCTTGGGATCCTCCAACCCTTGGATCTCCCATCCAACCCTTGGGATCCTCCAACTCTTGGATCTCCTAGCCAACCCTTGAGATCCTCCAACTTCTGGGACCACTCAACCCTTGGGATCCTCCAACCAACTCTTGGAATCCTTCAACCCTTGGGATCCTCCAACTTCTGGGACCGCACCAACCCTTGGATCTCCATCCAACCCTTGGGATCCTCCAACCCTTGGATCTCCATCCAACCCTTGGGATCCTCCAACTCTTGGATCTCCATCCAACCCTTGGGATCCTCCAACCCTTGGATCTCCATCCAACCCTTGGGATCCTCCAACCCTTGGATCTCCATCCAACCCTTGGGATCCTCCAACTCTTGGATCTCCATCCAATCCTTGGGATCCTCCAACCCTTGGGACCATCCAACCTTTGAGATCCTCCATCTCTTGGATCTCCATCCAACCCTTGGGATCCTCCATCTCTTGGATCTCCACCCAAACCTTGGGATCCTCCATCTCTTGGATCTCCACCCAACCCTTGGGATCCTCCAACTCTTGGATCTCCCAACCAACCCTTGGGATCCTCCAACTCTTGGATCTCCATCCAACCCTTGGGATCCACCAACTCTTGGATCTCCATCCAACCCTTGGGATCCTCCAACTCTTGGATCTCCATCCAATCCTTGGGATCCTCCAACCTTTGGGACCATCCAACCTTTGAGATCCTCCATCTCTTGGATCTCCACCCAAACCTTGGGATCCTCCAACCCTTGGATCTCCATCCAACCCTTGGGATCCTCCAACTCTTGGATCTCCCATCCAACCCTTGGGATCCTCCAACTCTTGGATCTCCCATCCAACCCTTGGGATCCTCCAACTTCTGGGACCACTCAACCCTTGGGATCCTCCAACCAACTCTTGGAATCCTTCAACCCTTGGGCTCCTCCAACTTCTGGGACCGCCCCAACCCTTGGATCTCCATCCAACCCTTGGGATCCTCCAACCCTTGGATCTCCATCCAACCCTTGAGATCCTCCAACCCTTGGATCTCCATCCAACCCTTGGGATCCTCCATCTCTTGGATCTCCATCCAACCCTTGGGATCCTCCATCTCTTGGATCTCCATCCAACCCTTGGGATCCTCCAACTTCTGGGACCGCCCCAACCCTTGGCATCTCCCAGTCTCCATGGGCAGAAGCCATGGAGATCCCCGCCTGCTCCGGCGGTACCTGCTGGCGGTTGTTGGGCGTGTAGGGCAGCATGGTGGACACGTGGAACATGATCTCGTAGTCCTGGTACGTGGTGTAGAGCGAGTGCGTGCCCGTGGAATCGGCTACGGAAAAACGGAAAAGCGGAGATGGTGAAATCCCGAGAATCGGAGCCGGTGAAATCCCGAGAATCAGCCGGTGAAATCCCGAGAATCAGCCGGTGAAATCCCGAGAATCAGCCGGTGAAATCCCGAGAATCAGCCGGTGAAATCCCGAGAATCAGCCGGTGAAATCCCGAGAATCAGCCGGTGAAATCCCGAGAATCGGAGCCGGTGAAATCCCGAGAATCAACCGGTGAAATCCCGAGAATCAGCCGGTGAAATCCCGAGAATCAGCCGGTGAAATCCCAAAAATCGGAGCCGGTGAAATCCCGAGAATCAGCCGGTGAAATCCCGAAAATCAGCTGGTGAAATCCCAAAAATCGGAGCCGGTGAAATCCCGAGAATCAGCCGGTGAAATCCCGAGAATCAACCGGTGAAATCCCAAAAATCGGAGCCGGTGAAATCCTGAGAATCAGCCGGTGAAATCCCGAGAATCGGAGCCGGTGAAATCCCGGCTACCGGAACGCATCCCAAAACTCCCTCTTGGTGTCcagctgggatcacctgggatCGTCCTTCAACCTTGGGATCAACCAACCCTTGGGATCATCCAACCTTTGGGATCCTTCAACCCTTGGGATCTCCCAACCCTTGGGATCCTTCAACCTTGGGATCAACCAACCCTTGGGATCTCCCAACCCTTGGGATCTCCCAACCCTTGGGATCCTTCAACCCTTGGGATCTCCCAACCCTTGGGATTCTTCAACCTTTGGGATCCTTCAACCCTTGGGATCTCCCAACCCTTGGGAATCCACAACCACCGGGATCTTCCAACCAATCTTTGGGAGACTTCGGCACTTGGGATTTCCCAGCTCTTGGAATCCTTCGAACTTTGGAGTCCCCCAACTCTTGGATTCCTTCAACCTTTGGGATCTCCCAACTCTTGGGATCCTTCAAACTTTGGCATCTCCCAGCTCTTGAGATCCTTCAACTTTTGGGATCTCCCAACCCTTGGAATCCCTCACCCAAATTCTGGGATCTCCCAAACTCTTGGGATCCTTCAACTTTTGGGATCTCCCAACTCCTGGAATCCTTCAACTTTTGGGATCTCCCAACTCTTGAGATCCTTCAACTCTTGGGATCTCCCAACTTTTGAGATCCTTCAACCCTTGGGATCCTTCAAAAATTGGGATCTCCCAACCCTTGAGATCCTTCAACTCTGGGAATCCTTCAACCCTTGGAATCCCTCAACTTTTGGGATCTCCCAGCTCTTGGAATGCTTCAACTTCTGCGATCTCCCAACTCTTGGAAACCTTCAACTTTTGGGATCTCCCAACTCTTGGAATGCTTCAACTTCTGCGATCTCCCAACTCTTGGAAACCTTCAACTTTTGGGATCTCCCAGCTCTTGAGATCCTTCAACCCTTGAGATCCTTCAACTTTTGGGATCTCCCAACTTTTGGAGTCCTTCAACCCTTGGGATCCTCCAACCCTTGGGATCCCTCAACCCTCGGGATCTCCCGGTGAAATCCCCGACGCCGAGAAGATCCCGGGACGATCCCCAGACTCACTCTTGGTGTCCAGCTGCGCGGCGTACTTGGTGAAGGATTTGAGGGTCACCTTCTCGCCCAGGAGGTTCCAACTCTTGGGATCCTTCAATCTTTGAGATTCCCCAACTCTTGGAATCCCTCAACCCTTGGGATCCTTCAACCCTTGGAATCCTTCAACCCTTGGAATCCTTTAACTTTTGGGATCCTTCAACCCTTGGAACCCTTCAACTTTTGGGATCTCCCAACCTTTGGAATCTCTCAACCAACCTTTGGGATCACCCAGCTTCTGGGATCTCCCAACTCTTGGAAACCTTCAACTTTTGGGATCTCCCAGCTCTTGAGATCCTTCAACTTTTGGGATCTCCCAACTTTTGGGATCCTTCAACCTTTGGAATCCTTCAAACTTTGGGATCTTCCAACCTTTGGAATCCCTCAACCAACCTTTGGGATCACCCAGCTTCTGGGATCTCCCAACTCCTGGAAACCTTCAACTTTTGGGATCTCCCAGCTCTTGAGATCCTTCAACTTTTGGGATCTCCCAACTTTTGGGATCCTTCAACCTTTGGAATCCTTCAAACTTTGGGATCTTCCAACCTTTGGAATCCCTCAACCAACCTTTGGGATCACCCAGCTTCTGGGATCTCCCAACTCCTGGAAACCTTCAACTTTTGGGATCTCCCAGCTCTTGAGATCCTTCAACCTTGAGATCCTTCAACTTTTGGGATCTCCCAACTCTTGAGATCCTTCAACTTTTGGGATTTCCCAACTTTTGGGATCCTTCAACTCTGGGAATCCTTCAACCCTTGGAATCCCTCAACTTTTGGGATCTCCCAACTCTTGGAATGCTTCAACTTCTGGGATCTCCCAACTCTTGGAAACCTTCAACTTTTGGGATCTCCCAGCTCTTGAGATCCTTCAACCCTTGAGATCCTTCAACTTTTGGGATCTCCCAACTCTTGAGATCCTTCAACCCTTGAGATCCTCCAACCCTTGGGATCCTTCAACCCTTGGGATCATCCAACCCTTGGGATTCTTCAACCCTTGGGATCATCCAACCCTTGGGATCCTTCAACCCTTGGGATCATCCAACCCTTGGGATCCTTCAACCCTTGGGATCATCCAACCCTTGGGATCCTTCAACCCTTGGGATCATCCAACCCTTGGGATTCTTCAACCCTTGGGATCCTTCAACCCTTGGGATCATCCAACCCTTGGGATTCTTCAACCCTTGGGATCCTTCAACCCTTGGGATCATCCAACCCTTGGGATCCTTCAACCCTTGGGATCTCCCAACCCTTGGGATTCTTCAACCCTTGGGATCCTTCAACCCTTGGGATCATCCAACCCTTGGGATCTCCCAACCCTTGGGAATCCACAACCACCGGGATCTTCCAACCAATCTTTGGGAGACTTCGGCACTTGGGATTTCCCAGCACTTGGAA
Proteins encoded in this region:
- the LOC137466507 gene encoding LOW QUALITY PROTEIN: signal-induced proliferation-associated 1-like protein 3 (The sequence of the model RefSeq protein was modified relative to this genomic sequence to represent the inferred CDS: deleted 3 bases in 2 codons); amino-acid sequence: MWNFLSNHKTSPKPIKTKGFFRDFLGIFWPFSGHFLGIFWEFSGHFLAISWPFSGHFLAIFWPFSGYSGAVPALRANARPLGRWAVVGIPARDLLEFLLPELNLHCLRLALASPKVPEQLLQLDEQGLCRRRKVGILYCKAGQSSEEEMYNNEAAGPALDEFLALLGEKVTLKSFTKYAAQLDTKTDSTGTHSLYTTYQDYEIMFHVSTMLPYTPNNRQQLLRKRHIGNDIVTIIFQEPGALPFTPQNVRSHFQHVFIIVRAHQPCSDNVCYSVAVTRSKDVPPFGPRVPPSGVTFRRSDLFRAFLLAKAVNAENAAHKSHKFRTMATRTRQEYLRDLAENYVTNTPLDAVGKFNLISLASKKKEKSKARPLAELESAGAVSWRVSALDFGRGGGDSVRFGHFQGVCVLVDLGAKEVVFNCFTGDVIGWSAEGAALRIYHGRGDLVSVRAAASGSGSGAEGSGADGAEGAAEEVKEIVQRLKATTPGCATVDMTLRRNGLGQLGFHVHPDGSVAEVEEYGFAWQAGLRRGSRLLEVCKVAAVALSHEQ